The Candidatus Zixiibacteriota bacterium genomic interval CAAACAGCGGATAGGTCGTTGCCGGCAGTTCATACATCGTACGCCCCCCCGGAAACTCCATCCTGAAAAGTCGCCGAGGACCGTCCGGCCAACCGTAGAGGTCATGCTTTATGGGGAAAACCGAACTGTCGTATAGAAAACCCATCTCGGCCAGGGTTTCAAAGGCCCACGGATTACTTGCATTGATCGACCAGCTGGGGGCACGGTAACCATAGGGTAGCACACCGGTGGCTTTCAGAATAGCGTTTATGGCCCTGTCGGTGTCTTTCTTGAACAAATCCCTTGAAAGAGAATCGACCCGCCTGTGGTAATAGCTGTGACATCCAATTTCATGACCGTAGCCAAAAATCTCCTGAATCAGGTCCGGGTATTTATCGGCACACCAGCCCAGCACGAACCACGTCGCCTTGACCTTCTTGCGATTGAGCAAATCGAGAAGTGTAAGAGAGTTCTGGATAAGCACCGACGGCAACTCCGGCCATTTATCCGACGAGTACCTGTTGGCGAGAACCTCGACCACGAACCACTCTTCGAGGTCCACCGTAAAGATGTTCTGCTGCTGAGCCGACATCGTGAAATCCCGACAATTCAGTGTAATAACGTTCGAACCGGACTAAAAAACAGTCTCCGGTTCGCCCCGGCCTTTATCAGTTTTCCCGAATGATCTTATCGTTGATGATTTGCTTTTCTTGGGCTGGACCGGACTCGACCGTCGGGGGA includes:
- a CDS encoding XrtA system polysaccharide deacetylase — its product is MSAQQQNIFTVDLEEWFVVEVLANRYSSDKWPELPSVLIQNSLTLLDLLNRKKVKATWFVLGWCADKYPDLIQEIFGYGHEIGCHSYYHRRVDSLSRDLFKKDTDRAINAILKATGVLPYGYRAPSWSINASNPWAFETLAEMGFLYDSSVFPIKHDLYGWPDGPRRLFRMEFPGGRTMYELPATTYPLFGRNVPVGGGGYFRHSPYWYSKRMIQKMNGEGQPVVFYIHPWEIDPNIPRIEGLSLLQRFRTYSSTAILRHKVERLLEDFTFTTAAEYMQLFKKKRIGFE